In the genome of Raphanus sativus cultivar WK10039 chromosome 4, ASM80110v3, whole genome shotgun sequence, one region contains:
- the LOC108852194 gene encoding transcription repressor OFP15 has protein sequence MKLPFLNKNNPSFSCSSNSNSVSSSTKPTSWPWPSCHQNPKTISFRATITFTNPIHDQDDDELDPPEGTESIESVIKGLRSSERLIFESKGESNSILEEATTKQEGEKADEEGFMLFSLESNDPYSDFKRSMEEMVEAQTLHRDWRSLEKLLFQFLKVNAKTSHRYIFAAFVDLLLNLTLHTNEPININIAKDDVDGFSAARATIGEASASCCNSMSLGESPLSPLSLFTSCSSSSSDETSSTSVRFLPLSSLLEMDEKCKDILV, from the coding sequence ATGAAACTCCCATTTCTAAACAAGAACAACCCTTCATTTTCGTGTtcttcaaattcaaattcaGTTTCATCATCAACAAAGCCCACTTCATGGCCATGGCCTTCTTGtcatcaaaaccctaaaaccataTCTTTCAGAGCAACCATCACTTTCACCAACCCTATCCATGACCAAGATGACGATGAACTCGACCCACCTGAGGGTACTGAGTCGATAGAGAGTGTGATAAAAGGGCTAAGATCATCAGAGAGACTCATCTTCGAAAGCAAAGGAGAATCCAACTCCATACTCGAAGAAGCTACGACTAAGCAAGAAGGAGAAAAAGCCGACGAGGAAGGTTTCATGCTCTTTTCCTTGGAATCAAACGACCCTTACTCTGATTTCAAGAGATCCATGGAGGAGATGGTTGAGGCACAAACGCTTCACCGCGACTGGAGAAGCCTCGAGAAGCTTCTCTTCCAGTTCTTGAAAGTCAACGCCAAGACCAGCCATCGATACATCTTCGCCGCTTTTGTCGATCTCCTCTTGAACTTAACACTGCACACGAATGAACCCATCAATATCAACATTGCCAAAGATGACGTGGACGGATTCTCGGCCGCACGCGCCACCATCGGAGAAGCAAGTGCTTCTTGTTGTAACAGTATGAGTCTTGGCGAGTCTCCGTTGTCTCCTCTGTCACTCTTCACGtcgtgttcttcttcttcctccgatGAGACTTCCTCGACGTCTGTAAGATTCTTGCCGTTGTCTTCTTTGTTAGAGATGGATGAGAAATGTAAAGACATCTTGGTTTAG